CTTCAGCCATTTTTTCTTAAAAGAATTATTCTGCTGCAAGACGGAGATAATCCATACCGGCAGTTAATCCTCAATCGAATCCGCAAAGAGTTAGAAAGTGTACAAGACCGAGAAAATTTGGCGGCTGAACTTAATGAGTGGAAAGATAACCTGGTCAATACATGGAGTCCTGCGGATCAAATTACAAACATTCTGGGACAGGTTCAAAATAAATTGCTGCTGCTGACTCAAGATGAAGCGTTTATCGATCGGTATGTGATTTCATTTATTAGAGACCTCGTCGATCGAACGAAAAATGATCCGGAAAAAATCGACAGCATTGAAAGATGGCTGCAAAACCAAATTTCCACTTTGATTGAAAGCAACCATTCCAAAATAGGCAATCTTGTGAAAGAGAATCTAGATAAGCTGGATAATGAAACATTGATCGATATGATGGAAAACAATGTAGGCAAAGAATTACAGTGGATCAGGGTGAACGGAGCGATTTGCGGGTTTTTAATAGGACTTATCTTAACGACATTTAAGGCACTCGTCTAAAAATAAAGAAGGCTGGCTTCAAAAGATCACAACTTTTGGGCCAGCCTTTTTATTATAGGTTCTTCAAAGCGTCTGGAATCGAGTGATCTCCTGAAATCAAATCAAACGAGCGTTTAAATGTATGTTCTTCGGTTAGAGCAGCCAACACAGTTTGCGCGACATCTTCACGTGGGATGGAGGCTCTTCCGAGGTTTTTGCTTGCTTCGACCTTTCCTGTGCCAGGCTCGTTCAATAGTCCGCCTGGCCGTACGATCGTGTAGTTCAAGCTGCTGCTTTCAAGAATTTTATCTGCATAGTGTTTGGCCGCGTAATAGGGCCGAAGCTTTTCGTTCCAGTTTTCCCGGTTGTGCGCCTGTAAAGCACTGACTATCACAAAACGGTCGACGCCGGCCTGTTCAGCAGCTTCTACCATTTTAGCCGCTCCGTCCAAATCAACGAGCAGGGTTTTGTCAGAGCCGGTGCTGCCTCCGGATCCGGCCGAGAAAATAATCGCATCGCTTTCCTTAACGGCTTCTGCCAATTCAGAAACACTGCCCTCCAGGTTCGCCACTACGGTTTGAGCTCCTAGCTTCTCCAGTTCATTCGCTTGTTCCGGGTTTCGAATCATCGCCCGGACGGAATGCTCCGAACTGCTTCCCAAGAGCTCAACCAGTTTACGTCCAATTTGTCCATTTGCTCCTACTAAAAAGACTTTCATCTCGACACTCTCCTTTTTCTATAGGATTGACAACTCACCTCAAAGTATTTCAAACGGCGGTTAATCGTACAAATTTCCTGCTCACATGGTGAAATGAATAAGGTGAAATATGGATTGTATTACAAATTTATAGGGCCTGGATATTTGGTTGCGTTGGACTGGAGCAACAAGAGAGTATGCCGATACTCATTATTGCAGGATTATAATGAATCTTTCGGGGTGGAATTATACAAGTTGGAAAAAATAGTAAATAAAAAAGAGAGGATGTCCTCTCTTTTTTACTGCCAGCAATCTATCATTCAACTGCTAAAACCTTCCCATACTTCCTTAACAGCAGCAAAAACATAACCTCCACTAGAAGGGAAAGCAGCAAGAACGCAACAGTGTAAGCCGTCACCAAATCCCCAACTATATTCATGGTGAAAGGTAGAGTTATGTTAAAAATAAGCATGACAGCCATATAGGAAATAAAACGGTATCTGGCCGTAGCATAGAGCTGTTGATCTCCTTTTTTCATCGCGATATCCAGCAGGATCTGAAACACATAGAAAACGAGAATCAGCTTTATAATTCCAATGACTTGTGTATAGATCGGCCAAAGGCTCAAATCAAATATGTGTCCGGAAGTACTGCCGTTGACGGAATTTTGCTGGATAAAGACGGTAGGGATAGATATAAACACCAGGCCTAATGCCAAATACTTTGCTTTTAATATGGCCGGGCTTTTTAGTTTCAGTAAACTAAGACCGGAGAAGACCATATAGTAGCCGATCGGGTCTGGAAGGATATCGATCGCTATAATATGAATTTCAATCAAGATCAATAGAAATCCCCAGAACAGCTTGTGAAAACTTTCTCTCATTTCACCCGCCCCCGTTC
This genomic stretch from Fictibacillus marinisediminis harbors:
- a CDS encoding SDR family oxidoreductase: MKVFLVGANGQIGRKLVELLGSSSEHSVRAMIRNPEQANELEKLGAQTVVANLEGSVSELAEAVKESDAIIFSAGSGGSTGSDKTLLVDLDGAAKMVEAAEQAGVDRFVIVSALQAHNRENWNEKLRPYYAAKHYADKILESSSLNYTIVRPGGLLNEPGTGKVEASKNLGRASIPREDVAQTVLAALTEEHTFKRSFDLISGDHSIPDALKNL